Proteins from one Streptomyces sp. NBC_00390 genomic window:
- a CDS encoding LPXTG cell wall anchor domain-containing protein, with product MLRRVRAGWRRRRQAGPDADRPGQAVGQADRPGQARPDPASPTGPGRVTGGNEGGKDPDGDLADTGSDTPVGLIASLATALAAVGGGLVWWKRRHAGTRE from the coding sequence TTGCTCCGAAGGGTCCGGGCGGGGTGGCGACGGCGGCGGCAAGCCGGACCCGACGCCGACCGACCCGGGCAAGCCGTCGGACAAGCCGACCGACCCGGGCAGGCCCGACCCGACCCCGCCTCACCAACCGGACCCGGGCGGGTCACCGGCGGCAACGAGGGTGGGAAGGACCCGGACGGTGACCTCGCCGACACCGGCTCCGACACCCCCGTCGGCCTGATCGCCTCTCTCGCCACGGCGCTCGCGGCCGTCGGCGGCGGCCTGGTGTGGTGGAAGCGCCGCCACGCCGGCACGCGGGAGTAG
- a CDS encoding TerD family protein: protein MSLVSTSLDVPSMGDYAYDWALIDVETSGLIARRDRVVSVAVITIGPDGEQTGEFSTLLDPGCDPGPVEVHGLTVERLHGAPTFDQVAGRIGAMLQDRVLVAHNAQFDYDFLAYEFARARMWLPVSQRLCTLALNRQVDPPTDDMKLGTLAAHYGVPQQRAHDALHDTRVLAGILRASLREAARLDLPLPLVTCPPRAESPFTPRPPKTPCAYRNPGRPAPGGPLQQGMKVAITGETAHARAELVGRAVASGLNMMTSVSRHTSVLVTNEPASDSAKARRALAEGVPVIDEHTFLRLLADVRPGTAHEAAAVAVVPVAEPEAEPVVGPVEPVPTTTSAAPVPEAAAFPTAAPDVSVPAPRRPEPSVGTLDKPLAGRRVLVLGGAHADAAATRTRIVGLGGSAAVNLSASVTDVVLLPGGEGDRRMSRITALGLPVHDLHWLTAPTAASPSEAAPRLQEPHVMPRGGVIDLPMPHGRPAPEWYVTAGWAPQSGYEIDVVAFLLDEDEQVTFDGDFIFYGAPESPAGTVRLLTGGPAEQTIALDLASLPPATHKVVVAAAIDGAATFGTVGAIQIGAAPGSSGAPLARATLDAATTERTMLLAEIYRRGPVWRLRAVGQGYDHGLDVLVRGYGVDIAD, encoded by the coding sequence ATGAGTCTCGTCTCCACCTCCTTGGACGTGCCCTCCATGGGCGACTACGCCTACGACTGGGCCCTGATCGATGTGGAGACCTCGGGGCTCATAGCTCGGCGAGACCGCGTAGTGTCCGTAGCGGTGATCACGATCGGTCCGGACGGCGAGCAGACCGGGGAGTTCTCGACGCTGCTCGATCCGGGCTGCGATCCGGGGCCGGTGGAGGTGCACGGGCTGACCGTCGAGCGACTGCATGGGGCGCCGACCTTCGACCAGGTCGCCGGGCGGATCGGAGCGATGCTCCAGGACCGGGTCCTGGTCGCCCACAACGCCCAGTTCGACTACGACTTCCTGGCCTACGAGTTCGCCCGTGCGCGGATGTGGCTGCCGGTGTCGCAGCGGCTGTGCACCCTGGCTCTGAATCGCCAGGTGGATCCGCCGACGGACGACATGAAGCTCGGCACCCTCGCCGCCCATTACGGCGTCCCCCAGCAGCGTGCTCACGATGCGCTGCACGACACCCGTGTGCTGGCCGGGATCCTGCGGGCGTCCCTGCGCGAGGCAGCGCGGCTCGATCTGCCCCTACCGCTGGTGACCTGCCCGCCCCGGGCAGAGTCCCCGTTCACGCCGAGGCCGCCGAAGACTCCCTGCGCGTACCGCAATCCGGGACGGCCGGCACCCGGCGGGCCTCTCCAGCAGGGGATGAAGGTCGCGATCACCGGTGAGACCGCCCATGCCCGAGCGGAGCTGGTCGGGCGGGCGGTTGCCTCTGGGCTGAACATGATGACCTCCGTAAGCCGGCACACCAGCGTGCTGGTCACCAATGAACCGGCGTCCGATTCAGCGAAGGCCCGACGCGCGCTCGCCGAAGGCGTGCCGGTCATCGACGAGCACACCTTCCTACGGCTGTTGGCCGACGTACGGCCGGGGACAGCGCATGAGGCGGCGGCCGTCGCTGTCGTCCCGGTGGCTGAGCCGGAAGCAGAACCAGTCGTCGGACCCGTGGAGCCGGTGCCGACCACGACTTCTGCCGCACCCGTTCCGGAGGCAGCAGCCTTCCCTACGGCCGCCCCCGATGTGTCAGTACCCGCTCCGCGTCGACCGGAGCCCTCCGTCGGCACCTTGGACAAGCCTCTGGCCGGGCGTCGCGTGCTGGTGCTCGGTGGTGCCCATGCCGATGCCGCGGCGACTCGTACCCGAATCGTCGGGCTGGGCGGGTCCGCGGCGGTCAACCTGTCCGCCAGCGTCACCGACGTCGTGCTCCTGCCGGGAGGGGAGGGCGACCGGCGCATGAGCCGCATCACCGCCCTCGGGCTCCCCGTGCACGACCTCCACTGGCTCACCGCTCCGACCGCCGCTTCCCCGTCCGAGGCGGCTCCACGGCTTCAGGAGCCGCACGTGATGCCGAGAGGCGGGGTCATCGACCTGCCCATGCCCCACGGCAGACCCGCGCCGGAGTGGTACGTCACCGCCGGCTGGGCCCCGCAGTCCGGCTACGAGATCGACGTCGTCGCCTTCCTCCTCGACGAGGACGAACAGGTCACCTTCGACGGGGACTTCATCTTCTACGGAGCTCCGGAGAGCCCGGCCGGAACTGTGCGGCTGCTGACCGGCGGCCCGGCCGAACAGACCATCGCCCTCGACCTCGCGTCCCTGCCGCCCGCGACGCACAAGGTCGTCGTCGCTGCGGCCATCGACGGCGCCGCCACCTTCGGCACGGTCGGTGCGATCCAGATCGGTGCGGCCCCTGGCAGCAGCGGGGCCCCTCTTGCCCGGGCCACCCTGGATGCAGCCACCACCGAGCGCACCATGCTGCTCGCGGAGATCTACCGCAGGGGTCCGGTCTGGCGCCTACGCGCCGTGGGCCAGGGCTACGACCACGGCCTCGATGTCCTGGTACGCGGATACGGGGTCGACATCGCCGACTGA
- a CDS encoding DUF6233 domain-containing protein has translation MSELPPDLPRLRTVETFLRLQLAAVQRAIVRQEQQAAIHRRSPLPDVVPDWMLERGIGQGAPPVAVHIGGCHMAGKRTETLERDQAVRALTDGVEACSHCRPDTALGLL, from the coding sequence GTGTCCGAGTTGCCGCCTGACCTGCCACGTCTCCGCACCGTGGAGACCTTTCTGCGGCTGCAGCTGGCCGCGGTGCAGCGGGCCATCGTGCGGCAGGAGCAGCAGGCCGCGATCCACCGCCGCAGTCCGCTCCCGGACGTCGTACCGGACTGGATGCTGGAGCGCGGCATCGGCCAGGGCGCGCCCCCCGTCGCGGTACACATCGGTGGCTGCCACATGGCCGGGAAGCGGACCGAAACACTGGAGCGGGACCAGGCGGTACGGGCGCTGACCGACGGAGTCGAAGCCTGCAGCCACTGCCGGCCGGACACGGCACTCGGACTGCTGTGA
- a CDS encoding ATP-binding cassette domain-containing protein, which yields MTLLLDRVTFSYHRWIRPVLNRFTYEVPGQGLTILLGPNGAGKSTTMALLAGTVEPKAGRVLFSGSDLTSASREYRRHVAWLPQRVPTSRQLTAREYVAYVAWLKGESRSQAWERAGAALDQVGLAEQAGRKTARLSGGQLRRVGIACALAHDARVILLDEPTAGLDPHQRTVFRDVLREVAAKTPVLMSTHDVADLADEADTVTLMDGGRVRHHGGTQSFLDHAHPEATPARRAESAYSVLMRLEGSR from the coding sequence ATGACTCTGCTGCTCGACCGTGTCACCTTCAGCTATCACCGCTGGATTCGCCCTGTCCTGAATCGCTTCACCTACGAGGTCCCCGGTCAAGGGCTGACGATCCTGCTCGGCCCCAACGGGGCGGGCAAGTCCACCACGATGGCTCTTCTCGCCGGCACGGTCGAGCCGAAGGCGGGCAGAGTCCTGTTCAGCGGCTCGGACCTCACCTCCGCCAGCCGTGAATACCGCCGCCACGTGGCCTGGCTGCCCCAGCGGGTGCCCACCTCACGGCAGTTGACCGCCCGCGAGTACGTGGCATACGTCGCCTGGCTGAAGGGCGAGAGCCGCTCGCAGGCTTGGGAGCGCGCCGGAGCCGCCCTCGACCAGGTCGGCCTCGCCGAGCAGGCCGGGCGGAAGACGGCCAGGCTCTCCGGGGGCCAACTCCGCCGTGTCGGTATCGCCTGCGCCCTTGCCCACGACGCGCGCGTCATCCTGCTGGACGAGCCGACGGCCGGGCTCGACCCACACCAGCGCACGGTCTTCCGTGACGTGCTGCGGGAGGTCGCGGCGAAGACCCCGGTGCTCATGTCGACACATGACGTCGCCGACCTGGCCGACGAAGCCGACACCGTCACTCTCATGGACGGCGGCCGGGTCCGCCACCACGGCGGGACCCAGAGCTTCCTCGACCACGCACACCCGGAAGCCACACCGGCTCGCCGGGCCGAGTCGGCGTACTCCGTCCTCATGCGGCTGGAGGGCTCGCGCTGA
- a CDS encoding DUF6333 family protein yields the protein MTPNRPLAWRHGLTQILRIHPPVPAAYDQHTIRKAPPHDTQRARRTVLELPTVAGIAEEHPPMLRRRIGYPSTADDLDFVTVGCWGSAVHITDPAFGDNGVDTFNLDDAFDAQTKAHPEARIIAAVEMGSSAVYGKYLAHVPGAPRLSADGWDETYVSGDPVHILGVCGIDPGGPGTETLDFDNPELLVWSDYLNLITCGLYATYITERLQVSVFRVTRTEDTRESIEEVWHSE from the coding sequence ATGACCCCGAACCGCCCCCTCGCCTGGCGCCACGGCCTCACTCAGATCCTGCGCATACATCCCCCCGTCCCAGCCGCCTACGACCAGCACACCATCCGAAAGGCCCCGCCCCACGACACGCAGCGCGCCCGCCGGACAGTCCTGGAACTGCCCACCGTCGCTGGTATCGCCGAAGAACATCCCCCCATGCTCCGCCGCAGAATCGGCTACCCCTCGACCGCTGACGATCTCGACTTCGTCACCGTCGGCTGCTGGGGCAGCGCCGTCCACATCACCGACCCCGCCTTCGGCGACAACGGCGTGGACACCTTCAACCTCGACGACGCCTTCGACGCCCAGACCAAGGCCCACCCCGAGGCACGGATCATCGCCGCCGTCGAGATGGGCTCCTCCGCCGTCTACGGCAAATACCTCGCCCACGTCCCCGGCGCCCCCCGCCTCAGCGCGGACGGCTGGGACGAGACATACGTCAGCGGCGACCCCGTCCACATCCTCGGCGTCTGCGGCATCGACCCAGGCGGCCCCGGCACCGAGACCCTCGACTTCGACAACCCCGAGTTGCTCGTGTGGAGCGACTACCTGAACCTCATCACCTGCGGCCTGTACGCCACCTACATCACTGAGAGGCTTCAGGTGTCGGTCTTCCGTGTCACCCGGACCGAAGACACCAGGGAGAGCATCGAAGAGGTCTGGCACTCCGAATGA
- a CDS encoding winged helix DNA-binding domain-containing protein, which produces MTISARALNRATLSRQLLLEREPLTVPDGVRRVVALQAQHPASPYLALWNRLTGFAPAELDAAFTGRSVVKATLMRITLHAVHAEDYPAFRAAMQPTLYASRLGPRFAVAGLTPADADELVPELLAFARRPRTSAEMQAWAEERLGAEKKDAAWWGLKAYAPLHHAPTDAPWSFGLRPSFVAAGTGPVPAGRTVEPLALRTLILRYLAGFGPASVADVAQFAMVPRAPVRAALRALDGAVEQLQGPDGGPLFDLPGASRPAAETPAPPRLMAMWDSILLAYADRSRVISPAYRPWVIRRNGDVLPTLLVDGHVAGVWRPADGGIEATAFHPLPPAVWDGLAAEAQSLTALLSDREAAVYSRYHHWWAKLPEAEVRML; this is translated from the coding sequence GTGACGATCAGCGCGCGCGCACTCAACCGGGCGACCCTCAGCCGCCAGCTGCTGCTGGAACGTGAACCGCTGACCGTGCCCGACGGAGTGCGGCGCGTGGTCGCGCTCCAGGCGCAGCACCCGGCCTCGCCGTACCTCGCCCTGTGGAACCGGCTCACCGGTTTCGCCCCGGCCGAGCTCGACGCCGCCTTCACCGGGCGGTCGGTGGTCAAGGCGACCCTGATGCGGATCACCCTGCACGCCGTGCACGCTGAGGACTACCCGGCCTTCCGTGCGGCGATGCAGCCCACGCTGTACGCCTCCCGGCTCGGCCCCCGCTTCGCCGTCGCGGGGCTGACCCCCGCGGACGCCGACGAGCTGGTGCCGGAGCTCCTGGCCTTCGCCCGTCGGCCCCGGACCTCGGCAGAGATGCAGGCGTGGGCCGAGGAGCGGCTCGGTGCCGAGAAGAAGGACGCGGCGTGGTGGGGGCTGAAGGCGTACGCGCCGCTGCACCACGCCCCGACGGACGCGCCGTGGTCATTCGGCCTCCGGCCGTCCTTCGTCGCGGCCGGAACCGGTCCCGTGCCCGCGGGCCGGACGGTGGAGCCTTTGGCGCTGCGGACCCTGATCCTGCGCTATCTGGCGGGCTTCGGGCCCGCGTCGGTCGCGGACGTGGCGCAGTTCGCCATGGTGCCGCGGGCACCCGTCCGCGCGGCGCTCCGCGCTCTGGACGGGGCCGTCGAGCAGCTCCAGGGGCCGGACGGCGGCCCGCTGTTCGACCTCCCGGGCGCCTCCCGGCCAGCCGCCGAAACCCCCGCCCCGCCCCGGCTCATGGCCATGTGGGACAGCATTCTGCTGGCCTATGCGGACCGCAGCCGGGTGATATCCCCGGCCTACCGCCCTTGGGTGATCCGGCGCAACGGCGACGTACTGCCCACCCTGCTGGTGGACGGCCATGTCGCCGGGGTGTGGCGCCCGGCGGACGGCGGCATCGAGGCCACGGCCTTCCACCCCCTGCCACCCGCCGTCTGGGACGGACTCGCCGCGGAGGCCCAATCCCTGACGGCCCTCCTCAGCGACCGCGAGGCGGCGGTCTACAGCCGTTACCACCACTGGTGGGCAAAGCTCCCCGAGGCCGAGGTACGAATGCTGTGA
- a CDS encoding winged helix-turn-helix domain-containing protein: MDAAPPRNLAPWETIAQELTEAIKDGTLLPGEEVPTIGDIAQAHGASVGTAHRAFAQLKQAGLIEVGRGRRAVVRSHHEKRLE, encoded by the coding sequence GTGGACGCGGCCCCACCCCGCAATCTGGCCCCCTGGGAAACGATCGCCCAGGAGCTCACCGAAGCCATCAAGGACGGCACCCTGCTTCCCGGCGAGGAAGTCCCCACGATCGGCGACATCGCCCAGGCCCACGGAGCCTCCGTCGGCACCGCCCACCGCGCCTTCGCCCAGCTCAAGCAAGCCGGCCTGATCGAGGTGGGCCGAGGCCGCCGAGCCGTCGTACGCAGCCACCACGAGAAGAGGCTGGAGTGA
- a CDS encoding DUF7144 family membrane protein translates to MQSESVKSDASAVPPLERSHWVAFAGILLMLSGLFDIINGFVALLDHGYYETTADHGNRLLLFNYAAWGWVWTIVGIAQILAALGVFVGSRAARITGIALAAACMVGQLIFLSAFPLWSVITMALSVLVIYGLVSVPRHLPGERV, encoded by the coding sequence ATGCAGTCAGAATCAGTCAAATCGGACGCCTCGGCCGTGCCACCGCTCGAGCGATCGCACTGGGTGGCGTTCGCCGGGATCCTTCTGATGCTGAGCGGCCTGTTCGACATCATCAATGGTTTCGTCGCCCTGCTGGACCACGGCTACTACGAGACGACCGCCGATCACGGCAACCGGCTGCTCCTCTTCAACTACGCCGCCTGGGGCTGGGTGTGGACCATCGTCGGTATCGCGCAGATCCTGGCCGCCCTGGGAGTGTTCGTGGGCTCGAGGGCCGCGCGGATCACCGGCATCGCGCTGGCCGCCGCCTGCATGGTCGGCCAGCTGATCTTCCTCTCCGCGTTCCCCCTGTGGTCGGTGATCACCATGGCCCTGTCCGTGCTCGTCATCTACGGACTTGTCTCCGTGCCACGGCACCTTCCCGGTGAGCGGGTCTGA
- a CDS encoding DUF7224 domain-containing protein, with protein MRLFSALRTHPAVPAFPVIGLFFTYVFLTSTRNIEQLIAVPWPAQAASYAMHAPVPMAAAAVAGLAAVEATRLRALGTWELGAARATWRIAVQPVLIAVLSLSVLTAGVTAGGLWVVGVLPDLYVLQLMGIVVVLLTAHAVIGFVIGRRLHALYAAPLVAVVIFVGISFPLGTDSYWAHHVTGSIGWVGFGEAYSLSMTAAAVLPTVCLALACVVLAGPRRIHVTSVATSLAIAVGGLLGAYGITKDWHSIAPAARGLAPLTCEGGTPEVCLPSAGSRHIGEIQAELAEMTGKLQAKGIIAEKPTRITDLTVADVQQLDTRGEHWTLDLVPGNADKALRENIAIAVVGMPCEKPDWDTLHHNTLWAARTMGVESEYLAWLSRETQGFSQGKSREQLLAEMARVNRLPPQEQKTWYAERLRHACRAGG; from the coding sequence ATGCGCCTTTTCTCCGCACTTCGCACGCATCCAGCCGTGCCGGCTTTCCCCGTGATCGGCCTTTTCTTCACCTATGTCTTCCTCACGAGCACCCGGAACATCGAGCAGCTCATTGCGGTGCCTTGGCCCGCACAGGCCGCGTCGTACGCCATGCACGCCCCGGTCCCGATGGCCGCCGCGGCCGTGGCGGGCCTTGCCGCTGTGGAGGCGACACGACTTCGCGCCCTCGGTACCTGGGAGTTGGGTGCCGCACGCGCCACTTGGCGCATCGCGGTCCAGCCCGTCCTCATCGCCGTACTGTCCCTGTCGGTCCTGACAGCCGGCGTCACGGCAGGTGGGCTGTGGGTGGTCGGCGTCCTTCCCGACCTGTATGTGCTGCAGCTGATGGGGATCGTCGTCGTCCTGCTCACCGCGCATGCGGTCATCGGATTCGTGATCGGGCGCCGACTCCATGCGCTGTACGCTGCGCCGCTCGTAGCCGTGGTGATCTTCGTCGGGATCAGTTTCCCGCTGGGGACGGACAGCTACTGGGCGCACCATGTCACCGGGTCCATCGGCTGGGTGGGGTTCGGTGAGGCGTATTCGCTGTCCATGACGGCAGCAGCGGTTCTGCCGACGGTTTGTCTGGCACTTGCCTGCGTCGTACTGGCAGGGCCCCGGCGTATCCACGTCACCTCTGTCGCCACGTCCCTTGCGATCGCAGTGGGTGGCCTGCTCGGTGCATACGGCATCACCAAGGACTGGCATTCGATCGCTCCAGCCGCCAGGGGCCTGGCCCCGCTCACCTGTGAGGGGGGCACGCCTGAGGTCTGTCTGCCGTCAGCCGGCTCCCGGCACATCGGGGAGATTCAGGCCGAACTGGCCGAGATGACAGGCAAATTGCAGGCCAAGGGCATCATTGCCGAGAAGCCCACCCGCATCACCGACCTCACCGTGGCCGATGTCCAGCAGCTCGACACCAGGGGAGAGCACTGGACACTCGACCTCGTGCCCGGCAATGCGGACAAGGCCCTTCGGGAGAACATCGCCATTGCCGTCGTCGGGATGCCCTGCGAGAAACCGGACTGGGACACTCTGCACCACAACACCCTCTGGGCCGCCCGGACGATGGGTGTGGAGAGTGAGTACCTTGCCTGGCTGTCCCGTGAGACCCAGGGGTTCAGTCAAGGGAAGAGCAGGGAACAGCTCCTCGCCGAGATGGCCAGGGTGAACAGGCTTCCACCGCAGGAGCAGAAGACCTGGTACGCCGAGCGGCTTCGGCATGCCTGCCGGGCAGGTGGGTGA
- a CDS encoding adhesin produces MACERCGGDSALLLPGMTCRCGKTAAASDPTAAWHGPAARPTLLMRVARLSRTGRVLLAAGVGLTVLALAATAVGLSGGEREPAAEASEGRDGVPGGASDLGDIGGLGGAPQRIQPTTPPSVDPSESPSPTASPPKRPGGGAERSRRVLYSAWAGPGCSGGGRYTENGRFRDGFDGWYTVNTGGHSGNGCDGRFTAVPMSGSRTKDKDGSATWSWYVGSGYETCSVSVIIPKAPRPEDVAGAPTTYNVLADPDDADSTIKSFEIDQVELRGRGAIVEKIPVRDQQLTIQLVDRGQNRGQGRESQHHAAAQMRADCRV; encoded by the coding sequence ATGGCATGCGAACGATGCGGCGGGGACAGTGCACTGCTGTTGCCCGGAATGACCTGCCGCTGCGGAAAGACGGCCGCTGCGAGCGACCCCACGGCGGCGTGGCACGGCCCGGCCGCGAGGCCGACCCTGCTGATGCGGGTCGCCCGGCTGTCCAGGACGGGAAGAGTCCTGCTGGCCGCGGGAGTCGGGCTGACGGTGCTGGCGCTCGCGGCCACAGCGGTGGGGCTGTCCGGGGGTGAGCGGGAACCGGCCGCCGAGGCGTCCGAGGGCCGCGACGGCGTACCGGGCGGCGCCAGCGACCTGGGCGACATCGGCGGTCTGGGCGGAGCACCCCAACGTATCCAGCCCACCACACCCCCTTCGGTCGATCCCTCCGAATCGCCGTCGCCGACCGCGTCCCCGCCGAAGCGCCCGGGCGGCGGGGCGGAGCGCTCGCGCAGGGTTTTGTACTCGGCCTGGGCCGGGCCCGGTTGCAGCGGAGGCGGACGGTACACCGAGAACGGCCGTTTCCGCGACGGCTTCGACGGCTGGTACACCGTCAACACGGGCGGTCACAGTGGCAACGGCTGTGACGGCCGCTTCACCGCCGTCCCGATGTCGGGCAGCCGCACCAAGGACAAGGACGGCAGCGCCACCTGGTCCTGGTACGTGGGCAGCGGATACGAGACGTGCTCGGTCTCCGTGATCATCCCCAAGGCCCCGCGCCCCGAGGACGTGGCCGGCGCACCGACGACGTACAACGTGCTGGCGGACCCGGACGACGCGGACAGCACCATCAAGTCCTTCGAGATCGACCAGGTGGAGCTGCGGGGCAGGGGCGCGATCGTGGAGAAGATTCCGGTACGGGACCAGCAGCTCACGATCCAGTTGGTCGACCGCGGGCAGAACCGGGGCCAAGGCCGCGAATCCCAGCATCATGCGGCCGCTCAGATGCGGGCGGACTGCCGGGTCTGA
- a CDS encoding serine/threonine-protein kinase produces the protein MAEPEVRGLAAGRYQLNELIGRGAMGAVWAAQDVKLGRAVAVKEIRARVDLDPEEWRRRTERALREARAAALVQHRNVVEIHDVVMDDDRPWIIMELVAGRSLSEEMADGRVAVGDAARIAREALDGLIAAHATGVVHRDVKPSNLLLARPDGRTVLTDFGIASVAGADTLTVPGAMIGTLEYLSPERVQGLRAVPACDLWSLGATLYEMVEGRSPFRRNNEFATLQAVLDGTYDPPRNAGPLSEVIDGLLTKDPAQRITASAARSLLIAAARPDTPPPHGLTLRTKAPTPRAASARVPGNRRRSEFGTGMASEERRPTAPAADRQRPVRPEGTDLAQVPGRSSRRWITRALIGSTVIAFAAAGVYAVPPLLAERFQTPPSSQATPSVSPTAARPGFRAISDPAGFTVEIGKDWTGPYADKRRIFYYSADKAYGLGVHLNPPDGKGDPYAELSAQDNDGTGTSTAGDYPKYRRVRLERLEHNGAPAAIWEFTWYDTASGVRRRSIDLRYTKNGRTYDFWATGPDSAVPDIRRHFDAARESFSPTRTKHG, from the coding sequence ATGGCCGAACCGGAAGTTCGGGGCTTGGCCGCGGGCCGCTATCAGCTGAACGAGCTGATCGGACGCGGAGCCATGGGCGCGGTATGGGCGGCCCAGGACGTGAAGCTGGGGCGTGCGGTCGCGGTCAAGGAGATCCGGGCGCGCGTCGATCTCGACCCCGAAGAATGGCGTCGACGGACGGAGCGGGCGCTGCGGGAGGCCAGGGCTGCGGCACTGGTCCAGCACCGGAACGTGGTCGAGATTCACGACGTCGTCATGGACGACGACCGGCCGTGGATCATCATGGAGCTCGTGGCGGGACGTTCCCTCTCGGAGGAAATGGCCGACGGCCGTGTGGCGGTCGGCGATGCGGCTCGCATCGCCCGCGAGGCGCTGGACGGGCTGATCGCGGCCCACGCGACCGGTGTGGTGCACCGCGATGTGAAGCCGTCCAATCTTCTGCTGGCCCGGCCGGACGGCCGCACCGTTCTCACCGACTTCGGCATCGCCTCCGTGGCCGGCGCCGACACCCTGACCGTGCCCGGCGCGATGATCGGCACACTCGAGTACCTGTCGCCGGAACGCGTCCAGGGACTGAGGGCGGTACCGGCGTGTGATCTGTGGTCCCTGGGAGCAACCCTCTACGAAATGGTCGAGGGACGCTCTCCGTTCCGCCGCAACAACGAGTTCGCAACCCTCCAGGCCGTGCTCGACGGCACGTACGACCCGCCCCGCAATGCCGGTCCCCTCAGCGAGGTCATCGACGGCCTGCTCACCAAGGACCCGGCGCAGCGGATCACGGCATCAGCGGCCCGGTCCCTGCTGATTGCCGCCGCGCGCCCCGACACGCCGCCGCCACACGGACTCACACTCCGCACCAAGGCGCCGACCCCTAGAGCCGCATCCGCTCGTGTCCCCGGCAATCGGCGGCGATCCGAGTTCGGAACCGGTATGGCCTCCGAGGAACGCCGGCCCACCGCTCCTGCGGCCGACCGGCAAAGACCCGTCCGGCCCGAAGGCACGGACCTGGCACAGGTTCCCGGTCGCTCCTCCCGCCGCTGGATCACCCGTGCACTCATAGGCTCGACGGTCATCGCCTTCGCCGCCGCAGGTGTCTATGCCGTGCCTCCCCTGCTGGCCGAACGGTTCCAGACTCCCCCCAGCAGCCAAGCCACACCGTCGGTTTCACCGACAGCCGCCCGCCCGGGGTTCCGCGCGATCAGCGATCCGGCCGGATTCACCGTGGAGATCGGCAAAGACTGGACCGGACCGTATGCGGACAAGCGCCGCATCTTCTACTACTCGGCAGACAAAGCCTATGGGCTCGGCGTCCATCTGAATCCGCCTGACGGAAAGGGGGACCCGTATGCCGAACTCTCGGCACAGGACAACGACGGCACCGGCACCTCGACGGCCGGCGACTATCCGAAATACCGGCGAGTCCGCCTGGAGCGGCTCGAGCACAACGGTGCACCTGCCGCCATCTGGGAGTTCACTTGGTACGACACCGCCTCAGGCGTTCGCCGTCGCTCGATCGATCTGCGGTACACCAAGAACGGGCGGACTTACGACTTCTGGGCCACCGGACCCGACAGCGCAGTCCCCGACATCCGAAGACACTTCGATGCGGCTCGTGAGAGTTTCTCCCCCACACGGACAAAGCACGGATAG